TTTGGGTAGAACTTATGAGCAGGATGAGATAATTGCATCTTTTGATAAAGTCAGTCACGATGACATAAATGAGGTAAAGAAGCTAATAAGTGATTTCTCAAATTACAGCATGGCACTCGTTTCAAATAAAAGAGTTGATGTAAGAAGATTGATGGAGAACCGCATATGAAAATAAAGATAGTTAGCAAATCAGGAAGAATTCCTATATATGGTACGTCACAGTCAGCAGGATTTGATCTTCCTGCATACTTGCCTGAAGGAAGCATAGTTTTAGAAAAGGGAAAGAGAATGCTTGTTCCAACAGGCATATTCATAGAGCTACCATGTGGATATGAGGCTCAGGTTCGCGCAAGGTCTGGACTTGCAATCAAAAACGGAATAGGCCTTGTAAATGGAATAGGGACTGTGGATGCGGACTATCGCGGTGAACTCAAGATACCTATGATTAACTGGGGTGATGAAGATTTCACTATAAATGATGGAGATAGGATTGCTCAAGTTGTAATTGCAAAGCACGAAAGAGCAGAGTTTGAACTATGTGAAGAACTAGGTGAAACGGAAAGAGGATCAGGAGGCTTCGGTCATACAGGAGTATAAGATGCTAAATCGTATAGAGCAGGAGAACAGAGAGAAAATTTGGCTTTCAGAGCATGCAACTAAGTCAGCAGATAGCAAAGGCAGGGCTGTCTTTGAGCCCAAGTGCGAGCTTAGAACCGAATTTCAAAGGGATAGAGATCGAATAATACATTCAAAGGCCTTTAGGCGTTTAATGCATAAGACTCAGGTTTTTCTCGGTAGCGAGGGAGATCATTACAGAACTAGGCTAACGCACACTCTTGAAGTAAGTCAGATTTCTAGAACTATCTGTAGAGCACTTTGCCTAAATGAAGATTTAGCTGAGGCAATTGCACTCGGCCATGATCTTGGACACACTCCATTTGGTCACAATGGAGAGTATATTTTAGACAGCGTACATAGGTCAGGATTCAAACATAATATCCAAAGTCTAAGAGTAGTTGATGTATTAGAAACTCGCCCAACAGGACGAGGTCTAAATCTAACTTTTGAAGTTAGAGATGGCATAAGAAATCACTCTGGTGACACTATGCCACTTACACCTGAAGCTGAGGTCGTAAGGCTTTCAGACCGAATTGCATATATCAATCACGATATTGATGATGCTCTAAGAAGCGGAGTTATCAGTCTGAGCGATTTACCTAAAGAAGGCATCGATGTATTCGGCCAAAAACACAGTGAGCGTATAAATAACATGGTTTTAAATGTTATCTTAAACAGTGAAGATAGCAAGCATATATCTATGGATGAAGAGCATATGCATGCACTTAATACATTAAGAAAGTATATGTTCCAAAATGTCTACTTAAGTCCACTTGTAAAGCATGAAGAGGACCTTGTAATGGTAGAGAAGATTATCACATCCTTATATAAGTATTTTACAGATCATCCAGATATGCTCCCTACAGGCGAGCAAGTTTTGATTGAAGAATTTGGCATAGAAACTGTAGTTAAAGACTACATAGCAGGAATGACCGACAGGTTCGCAATAAATACTTATGAAAATATTTTTGAAAAATAAAAAGGAAATTTTGCTTTTATGTAGAATATAACTAGTAGAGCAAGTTTTTGGAGGCAGAAGATGTCCTTTACAGC
The nucleotide sequence above comes from Eubacterium sulci ATCC 35585. Encoded proteins:
- a CDS encoding deoxyguanosinetriphosphate triphosphohydrolase → MLNRIEQENREKIWLSEHATKSADSKGRAVFEPKCELRTEFQRDRDRIIHSKAFRRLMHKTQVFLGSEGDHYRTRLTHTLEVSQISRTICRALCLNEDLAEAIALGHDLGHTPFGHNGEYILDSVHRSGFKHNIQSLRVVDVLETRPTGRGLNLTFEVRDGIRNHSGDTMPLTPEAEVVRLSDRIAYINHDIDDALRSGVISLSDLPKEGIDVFGQKHSERINNMVLNVILNSEDSKHISMDEEHMHALNTLRKYMFQNVYLSPLVKHEEDLVMVEKIITSLYKYFTDHPDMLPTGEQVLIEEFGIETVVKDYIAGMTDRFAINTYENIFEK
- a CDS encoding deoxyuridine 5'-triphosphate nucleotidohydrolase → MKIKIVSKSGRIPIYGTSQSAGFDLPAYLPEGSIVLEKGKRMLVPTGIFIELPCGYEAQVRARSGLAIKNGIGLVNGIGTVDADYRGELKIPMINWGDEDFTINDGDRIAQVVIAKHERAEFELCEELGETERGSGGFGHTGV